A portion of the Pedobacter cryoconitis genome contains these proteins:
- a CDS encoding GAF domain-containing protein has protein sequence MAEDLLIIKTESKEEQYQSLIPQIQALISGEDDLIANLANISAALKEQFGWLWIGFYLVKGEELVLGPFQGPVACTRIKSGKGVCGSSWKEAKTFIVKDVDKFPGHIACSSASRSEIVLPLFNDGVVFGVLDVDSAKLAKFDEVDEKYLNQIISLIKP, from the coding sequence ATGGCAGAAGATCTCCTGATTATAAAGACAGAAAGTAAAGAAGAACAATATCAATCACTGATTCCGCAAATTCAAGCTTTAATAAGCGGAGAGGATGATCTGATCGCTAATCTTGCGAACATCAGCGCAGCATTAAAAGAACAGTTTGGCTGGCTGTGGATTGGATTTTACCTGGTGAAAGGGGAAGAACTGGTTTTAGGCCCTTTTCAAGGCCCGGTCGCTTGCACAAGGATAAAGTCTGGTAAAGGGGTATGTGGAAGCTCATGGAAGGAAGCTAAAACATTCATCGTAAAGGATGTAGATAAATTCCCTGGACATATTGCCTGCAGTTCAGCTTCAAGGTCTGAAATTGTATTGCCACTTTTTAACGATGGCGTTGTATTTGGTGTATTGGACGTAGATAGTGCTAAATTAGCTAAATTTGACGAAGTAGATGAAAAGTATTTAAATCAGATAATTAGCCTGATTAAACCCTAG
- a CDS encoding sensor histidine kinase, translating to MRSLLFLLPFFISAAAYSQVITVNQDLPYLSLGKSISYLIDTSGRLNIDQVVEKRKSGEFLKSNTDILNFGNSSSTFWIKVSYRNQNRQKAYLILDVSSIESIDFYSRSASGSFNKIHTGSLAPENPGLIAANNYIFTLPEYNYDAVPQDIYLRLRTDNILLVPLKMAVSERLIEGLNSTERVESIYIGILVALLFFNIFVFIRSKDKAYFYYSIYILSLFIYMVCYFRGYSYYLGYDFRIFVNTYPYLFLGIGSIAGIAFSRSFLNLKVLLPQSKQFIRLLIGCWIFTIILCLLGYKSYCSILVQVLTGTSSLTIWLLGVVVYYKGYKPALYYIIAWAFVCLTSVWVVLSLSNVFIYSEISFRFAPLGFIFELLLLSLAMGDRLKKLTTEQLVIQSEKLRIQEENLYLISTQNERLEKIVESRTKSLRKMVKSLEDANADKSRLFSIIAHDLRSPFNSLISLYSLNDLDLLSLEEVKMLLNDSRKSFDHIHNTLNNLLYWAQSQLKGINTMPSRFNMLVLTNDLMLVYQPLIKRKNMTTELIITDEEDVYADLNQINLVMRNLIDNAIKFTPLGGHIHLKIWGNEHFIYIDVCNPVVGILDINQLAEDSGSEPSYGTSNEQGVGLGLQLCRDFVEKNNGLLKASKEEGRVVLRFNLPKFKADIITAVNR from the coding sequence ATGCGCTCCTTACTCTTTTTACTTCCTTTTTTTATATCAGCCGCTGCTTATAGCCAGGTAATTACTGTAAACCAGGATTTGCCTTATTTAAGCCTTGGTAAGTCTATAAGTTATTTAATTGATACTAGTGGTCGGTTAAACATAGATCAGGTTGTAGAGAAAAGGAAAAGTGGTGAATTCTTAAAATCCAATACTGATATACTTAATTTTGGAAATTCTTCCTCCACTTTCTGGATAAAAGTTTCTTATAGAAACCAAAACCGGCAAAAAGCCTATCTGATACTTGATGTATCAAGTATAGAATCTATTGACTTTTATAGTCGTAGTGCTTCTGGTTCATTTAATAAAATTCATACCGGCAGTCTTGCTCCTGAAAATCCTGGATTAATAGCTGCTAATAATTATATTTTTACTTTACCTGAGTATAATTATGATGCTGTGCCACAGGATATTTATCTTAGATTACGTACTGATAATATCCTTCTTGTTCCATTAAAAATGGCAGTTTCAGAACGACTGATAGAGGGGCTTAATTCAACAGAGCGGGTGGAGTCTATTTATATAGGGATCCTGGTGGCACTGTTATTCTTCAATATCTTTGTGTTTATCCGCTCAAAAGATAAGGCCTATTTTTATTATAGTATTTATATTCTTTCCTTATTCATCTATATGGTTTGCTATTTTAGAGGGTATAGCTATTATTTAGGATATGATTTCAGGATATTTGTTAATACCTATCCCTATCTGTTTCTTGGAATCGGAAGTATTGCTGGTATTGCATTCTCCCGCAGTTTTTTAAATTTAAAGGTTCTGTTGCCACAGTCAAAACAGTTCATTCGATTGCTGATTGGTTGCTGGATTTTTACAATAATCTTATGTTTGCTTGGTTATAAGTCTTATTGTTCCATACTCGTTCAGGTTTTAACCGGAACATCGTCTTTGACGATCTGGCTGTTAGGTGTTGTTGTTTATTATAAGGGATACAAGCCGGCTCTGTATTATATCATTGCCTGGGCATTTGTATGTTTAACTTCAGTATGGGTTGTGTTGAGTTTGTCTAATGTATTTATTTACAGTGAAATATCTTTTAGGTTTGCTCCATTAGGTTTTATCTTTGAGCTGCTTTTATTATCTCTGGCTATGGGAGACAGGTTGAAAAAACTAACTACCGAACAACTAGTTATTCAGTCTGAAAAGCTGAGGATTCAAGAAGAGAACCTCTATTTGATCAGTACTCAGAATGAACGGCTGGAAAAAATAGTGGAGTCCAGAACAAAGTCGCTGCGGAAGATGGTGAAGTCTCTCGAAGATGCGAATGCAGATAAAAGCAGGCTTTTTTCTATTATAGCTCACGACTTACGCAGTCCTTTTAATAGTCTGATAAGTTTGTATTCTCTGAATGATCTGGATTTGTTATCACTTGAAGAAGTGAAAATGCTACTGAACGATAGTCGTAAAAGTTTTGATCATATCCATAATACATTAAATAATCTTTTGTATTGGGCGCAAAGCCAGTTGAAAGGTATCAATACTATGCCTTCACGTTTCAATATGCTGGTTTTAACAAATGACCTGATGCTGGTTTATCAACCACTTATTAAGCGGAAGAATATGACTACTGAACTCATCATCACTGATGAAGAAGATGTTTATGCGGATTTAAATCAGATTAACCTGGTGATGCGTAATCTCATTGACAATGCGATTAAATTTACACCATTAGGCGGCCATATCCACTTAAAAATATGGGGTAATGAGCACTTCATCTATATAGATGTGTGTAATCCTGTGGTTGGTATTCTGGATATAAATCAGCTGGCCGAAGATTCAGGTTCGGAGCCTTCCTATGGAACCTCTAACGAACAGGGAGTCGGATTGGGATTACAGTTGTGCCGTGATTTTGTGGAGAAGAATAATGGCTTGCTAAAGGCAAGTAAAGAGGAGGGCCGTGTGGTACTTCGTTTCAATTTACCCAAATTTAAAGCTGATATTATTACCGCTGTAAACAGATAA
- the nrdF gene encoding class 1b ribonucleoside-diphosphate reductase subunit beta, giving the protein MSQYKAVNWNTPENDYAGMFWEQNLRQFWIDTEYIPSKDIDSWKSLSPELQEAYKKALGGLTLLDTIQSHTGMPKLLDHIDGLQNKAVLSFMCMMEAIHAKSYSTIFTTVNSTAEINELFDWVENNKLLQFKASTIDKYYRNLDAAIVSNEVLFMGLAASVLLESFLFYSGFFMPLWLAGQGQMVASADIIKKIVADESIHGVFVGLLAQDVYKKLPNPEKSKTELVELLMELYENELKYTDELYTEVGLTADVKEYVRYNANKAMMNLGFEELFEIKAVNSIVLNGLNGETTQHDFFSKKSTNYEKSTEILYLRDEDFHMDTDPVF; this is encoded by the coding sequence ATGAGTCAATATAAAGCAGTAAACTGGAATACACCGGAAAATGACTACGCCGGCATGTTCTGGGAGCAGAACCTGCGTCAGTTCTGGATCGATACAGAATATATCCCTTCCAAAGATATAGACAGCTGGAAATCTTTAAGTCCTGAGCTTCAGGAAGCTTATAAAAAGGCACTAGGTGGTTTAACCCTATTGGACACTATTCAGAGCCATACAGGTATGCCGAAATTACTGGATCATATTGATGGCCTGCAGAATAAAGCAGTCTTATCATTTATGTGTATGATGGAAGCTATTCATGCGAAATCATATTCTACTATTTTTACAACTGTTAACAGTACAGCAGAGATTAACGAGTTATTTGATTGGGTAGAAAATAATAAGCTCCTTCAATTTAAAGCATCAACAATCGATAAATATTACAGGAACCTGGATGCGGCTATAGTAAGTAACGAAGTGTTATTTATGGGGCTTGCAGCATCAGTATTGCTGGAATCATTTCTATTTTACAGTGGATTTTTTATGCCGTTATGGCTTGCCGGACAAGGACAGATGGTAGCAAGTGCGGATATCATCAAGAAGATTGTTGCTGATGAATCTATCCATGGTGTGTTTGTTGGTCTGCTTGCTCAGGATGTATACAAAAAGTTACCGAATCCTGAAAAGAGTAAAACAGAATTAGTTGAACTTTTGATGGAATTGTATGAGAATGAGTTGAAATATACTGATGAATTATACACTGAAGTTGGCTTGACTGCTGATGTCAAAGAATACGTTCGTTACAATGCAAATAAAGCAATGATGAATCTTGGATTTGAAGAGTTGTTTGAGATAAAAGCTGTTAACTCTATTGTTTTAAATGGATTAAATGGTGAGACTACACAACATGACTTCTTTTCTAAGAAATCTACTAACTACGAAAAAAGCACGGAAATACTTTATTTAAGAGATGAAGACTTCCATATGGATACAGATCCTGTTTTCTAA
- the nrdE gene encoding class 1b ribonucleoside-diphosphate reductase subunit alpha, whose product MVTKKWILLNNEIMIKNDDEFSLHKDKEAVRSYFLDYVNKNTVFFYTLKEKIDYLIEQEYYVDFYQWYTFEQMEEVYDLVYAKKFRFQSFMSAFKFFQSYALRDDSGEKFLERYEDRVVAVSLFLARGDVAEAKSYAEMLINQEYQPATPTFLNSGKKRSGELVSCFLDEIGDNLNGIGYAIDSAMKLSSIGGGVSFNLSKIRARGEAIKDVEGRAGGVLPIMKILEDTFSYANQLGQRPGAGAVYLNVFHTDIEEFLDCKKINVDEKVRIKSLSIGVVVPDKFMELAEKDEACYLFHPHTVLKQYGKYLDEMDMDEMYEELVTNPLVKKKKINARHLMVKIAQTQKESGYPYLFFKGNANRGHALKDLGNVKFSNLCTEIMQISEVSDIEIYGKEDKIRYGISCNLGSLNIATVMDNKRIKEAVKTAMRSLTVVSDLTNIAMVPSVQKANKELHSVGLGAMNLHGFLAKNFIMYESKEALDFCNVFFMMVNFYSIQSSMEIAKEKNETFVGFEASEYANGNYFASYVAQDIVPLNAKIATLFEGMTIPSAADWTDLMNQVKQHGLYHAYRLAIAPNQSTSYIMNATASVMPVVDVIEVREYGDSTTYYPMPYLDNDNYFFYKSAYDMDQKNVLRLISVIQKHVDQGISTILHTNTKDSTRDIAKYYIYAHKMGLKSLYYTRTRKASIDECVSCSV is encoded by the coding sequence ATGGTAACGAAAAAGTGGATCTTATTAAATAATGAGATCATGATTAAAAATGACGACGAGTTCAGCCTTCATAAAGATAAAGAGGCTGTTCGTTCCTATTTTTTGGATTATGTAAACAAGAATACTGTCTTTTTTTATACTTTAAAAGAAAAGATAGATTACCTGATAGAACAGGAATATTATGTTGATTTTTATCAATGGTATACTTTTGAACAAATGGAAGAGGTTTATGACCTTGTCTATGCAAAGAAATTCAGATTCCAGTCTTTCATGAGTGCATTCAAATTCTTTCAGAGTTATGCCCTGAGAGATGATAGCGGGGAGAAATTCCTGGAACGTTATGAAGACCGTGTTGTCGCGGTATCTTTGTTTTTAGCGAGAGGAGATGTTGCTGAGGCAAAATCTTATGCAGAAATGCTGATCAATCAGGAGTACCAGCCAGCAACACCAACATTTTTAAACTCAGGCAAGAAACGCTCCGGTGAGCTGGTTTCCTGCTTTCTGGATGAAATCGGAGATAACCTGAATGGTATTGGCTATGCAATAGATTCTGCGATGAAATTATCTTCAATTGGTGGTGGTGTATCTTTTAATTTATCGAAGATCCGTGCCAGAGGAGAGGCTATTAAAGACGTGGAAGGCCGTGCAGGCGGTGTTTTACCGATTATGAAAATATTGGAAGATACTTTCTCTTACGCCAATCAATTAGGGCAGCGTCCGGGAGCAGGAGCAGTATACCTGAATGTTTTCCATACAGATATTGAAGAATTCCTGGATTGCAAAAAGATCAACGTGGATGAGAAAGTAAGAATTAAATCACTTTCAATCGGGGTAGTTGTTCCGGATAAATTCATGGAACTGGCCGAAAAAGATGAAGCTTGTTATTTATTCCATCCCCATACTGTATTGAAACAATATGGTAAATATCTGGATGAAATGGATATGGATGAAATGTATGAAGAGCTGGTGACCAATCCTCTTGTCAAAAAGAAAAAGATCAATGCGCGTCACCTGATGGTGAAAATTGCGCAAACCCAAAAAGAAAGCGGTTATCCTTACTTGTTCTTTAAAGGGAATGCAAACAGGGGACATGCCCTGAAAGATCTTGGAAACGTTAAATTCTCCAATCTTTGTACCGAAATTATGCAGATCTCTGAAGTTTCGGATATTGAGATTTACGGTAAAGAAGATAAAATACGTTATGGCATTTCCTGCAACCTGGGTTCTTTGAATATTGCAACGGTGATGGACAATAAAAGGATCAAAGAGGCAGTTAAAACTGCTATGAGATCACTTACAGTGGTTTCAGATCTGACCAATATCGCTATGGTGCCTTCTGTGCAAAAAGCGAATAAAGAATTACATAGTGTTGGTTTGGGTGCGATGAACTTACATGGTTTCCTGGCTAAAAATTTCATTATGTATGAAAGTAAAGAAGCGCTCGATTTCTGTAATGTCTTCTTTATGATGGTTAATTTCTACTCTATTCAGAGCTCAATGGAGATTGCAAAAGAGAAAAATGAAACTTTTGTAGGGTTTGAAGCTTCAGAATATGCAAATGGAAATTATTTTGCTTCTTATGTTGCTCAGGACATTGTTCCTTTAAATGCTAAAATTGCAACTTTATTCGAAGGGATGACTATTCCTTCTGCAGCGGACTGGACTGATTTAATGAATCAGGTGAAGCAACATGGATTATACCACGCTTACAGGCTCGCTATAGCGCCAAATCAATCTACATCCTACATTATGAACGCTACAGCGTCAGTAATGCCTGTGGTGGATGTAATTGAGGTTAGAGAGTATGGAGATAGCACGACTTATTATCCGATGCCTTATCTCGACAATGATAACTATTTCTTTTATAAATCGGCTTACGATATGGATCAGAAGAATGTACTTCGTTTAATCTCGGTTATTCAAAAGCATGTGGATCAGGGGATTTCAACAATTCTGCATACCAATACAAAAGATAGTACACGTGATATTGCAAAGTATTATATCTATGCACATAAAATGGGCTTGAAGTCCTTGTATTATACCCGTACCCGTAAAGCTTCAATTGATGAATGTGTTTCTTGTTCGGTATAA